Sequence from the Priestia megaterium genome:
TCTAACCCGCGGCCCTGATCGGGCCGGGAGACAGTGTCAGGTGGGCAGTTTGACTGGGGCGGTCGCCTCCTAAAATGTAACGGAGGCGCCCAAAGGTTCCCTCAGAATGGTTGGAAATCATTCGTAGAGTGTAAAGGCACAAGGGAGCTTGACTGCGAGACCTACAAGTCGAGCAGGGACGAAAGTCGGGCTTAGTGATCCGGTGGTTCCGCATGGAAGGGCCATCGCTCAACGGATAAAAGCTACCCGGGGATAACAGGCTTATCTCCCCAAGAGTCCACATCGACGGGGAGGTTTGGCACCTCGATGTCGGCTCATCGCATCCTGGGGCTGTAGTCGGTCCCAAGGGTTGGGCTGTTCGCCCATTAAAGCGGTACGCGAGCTGGGTTCAGAACGTCGTGAGACAGTTCGGTCCCTATCCGTCGTGGGCGTAGGAAATTTGAGAGGAGCTGTCCTTAGTACGAGAGGACCGGGATGGACACACCGCTGGTGTACCAGTTGTCTTGCCAAAGGCATCGCTGGGTAGCTATGTGTGGACGGGATAAGTGCTGAAAGCATCTAAGCATGAAGCCCCCCTCAAGATGAGATTTCCCATAGCGCAAGCTAGTAAGATCCCTGAAAGATGATCAGGTTGATAGGTCAGAGGTGGAAGCGTGGCGACATGTGTAGCTGACTGATACTAATCGATCGAGGACTTAACCAAACTTTTAAAAGCGTAAGCTTTACTCAGCAAACTGTTATCTAGTTTTGAGAGAGCAATCTCTTGTCTGGTGGCGATAGCGAAGAGGTCACACCCGTTCCCATACCGAACACGGAAGTTAAGCTCTTTAGCGCCAATGGTAGTTGGGACTTTGTCCCTGTGAGAGTAGGACGTTGCCAGGCCAATAAAAAGACTAGTCATTCAATGACTAGTCTTTTTTGTTTCTAAAAATTACAGCGTGAATTTAACTTTTAAATTATGTTACACTATAGTGGATTCATTTAATTTTTTAGTATAAAAGTTCTTTTTGACGTTGTAAGAAACTTCTTTCAAACTGGAGGCTGCATTTTGGGTAAGAAATCAAAAAAAGTACTATACGAATTACAGGAAAATGAAACAATCGCAAGTTGTTTAGATCGGATGAAAAAAGATGGGTATATGCCCGTTCGACGAATGGAAAAGCCTATCTTTGAAGAAAAAGAAATAAATGGTAAAAAAGAGTATATTCCGGTAAAGCAACAGATTGTTTTCGAGGGGAAAAGTCTCTAAATACGAACATTTTAATGATAAAAATAGTAAACATTCGATTTTCGGGTTGACTTTTTTCTGGTTTGGCTGTTATTATTAAGTTGTCAATTGAGATATCCGAAACCTCATATAATAGTGGGAATATGGCCCACGAGTTTCTACCCGATGACCGTAAATCATTGGACTATGAGGAGAGTACAATTACTAAATAGGTAAACATGATTCCTTTTCAAAAGGAATGTTGATACATGAAACCTAGGGTAGTTGTGGCTTTCCTTTAGTGAGCCATAACATACCCTAGGTTTTTTTATAACGTGAAAAAGGAGCTTTTATTCATGAATGTAAAAGTTGCTGTTGTAATGGGCAGTCAGTCAGACTGGAGCACTATGAAATATGCGTGTGACATTTTAGATGAATTAAATATTGAATATGAAAAGAAAGTTGTATCAGCACATCGAACGCCGGATTATATGTTTGAGTATGCTGAAACTGCTAAAGAACGAGGGATTAAAGTTATTATTGCTGGCGCTGGTGGCGCTGCTCACTTACCTGGTATGATTGCTGCAAAAACAATTTTACCTGTAATAGGTGTACCAGTTAAATCAAGTAACTTAAACGGTTTAGATTCACTTTTATCGATTGTTCAAATGCCAGGCGGCGTACCGGTAGCTACAGTAGCTATTGGAAAAGCTGGTTCTACGAACGCTGGGTTGCTAGCAGCACAAATCTTAGCAACACAGGATCCAACGTTAAGTGATCAACTTGAAAATCGTAGAGAGTCTATTAAATCATCTGTGTTAGAAAGTAGTGATCAACTTGTCTAATTTACTTATACCTCCTGGTAAAACAATTGGAATCGTAGGCGGTGGACAGCTTGGGAGAATGATTGCACTATCTGCTAAAGAAATGGGTTATTACATTGCAGTGCTTGAACCAACAGAAGATTCTCCTTGCGGTCAAGTAGCAGATATTAAAGTCATTGGCAACTATGATGATAGAAAAGCGGTTGAAAAGCTTGCTGAAGTGTCAGATGTCATCACCTATGAATTTGAAAACGTTGATGTTGAGATGATGAAATGGCTAGAAACAAAATGCTACGTGCCACAGGGCAGTCATTTACTAGCCGTTACACAAAATCGCCGTTTAGAAAAAGAAATGATTACAAAGCTTAATCTAGACGTTCCTGACTACGCAATCGTTACGACTGAAGAAGAACTTTTAAAAGCTGTCGAAACAATTGGTTATCCTTGTGTTGTAAAAACTTGCCGAGGCGGATATGACGGTAAAGGGCAAGTTCTAGTGAAAAATGAAAATAATATTCGTGAAGCAGCTGAGCTATTAGCGCAATCGGAATGTATTGTAGAACAGTGGATGAATTTAGATAAAGAAGTATCAGTTATTGTGCACCGCAATGCAAAAGGCGAAACGGTATGTTTACCAGTAGCTGAGAACATTCATAAGCATCATATTTTACACCAAACAATTGTTCCAGCACGTATTACAGCAGATCAAGAAGCGAAAGCTCTTCAATATGCACAAGAAATAGCAAAAGGATTAGATTTAGTTGGTACATTAGCAGTTGAGATGTTCCTAACTAAAGAAGGTCAGCTTTATATAAATGAAATGGCACCTAGACCTCATAATTCAGGTCATTATTCAATCAATGCTTGTGATCTTTCTCAATTTCAGCAGCATGTAAGAGCCATTTGTAACTGGACCCTAGCACAGCCAACTTTATTAAAACCTGCTGTTATGGTTAACCTATTAGGGGAACATATTGAGAACACAATGGCAAAAATCGAATGTTTAGATGATATGCACTTGCATTTGTACGGAAAAAAAGTTGCAAAAGAGAAGAGAAAAATGGGACATATCACGGTATTAGCTGATAAGATAGATGAGGCGATAGAAAAAGCCGAATCTCTAGGAATTTGGGAAAGAACGGAGGAAGTAACAACATGATTGAACGTTATACAAGACCAGAAATGGCAGCTATTTGGACAGAAGAAAATAAATTTAAAGCTTGGTTAGAAGTTGAAATTCTAGCTTGCGAAGCATGGTCAGAATTAGGACACATTCCGAAAGAAGATGTGAAGTTAATTCGTCAAAATGCATCTTTTGATATTAACCGCATCAATGAAATTGAACTAGAAACGCGTCATGACGTAGTAGCTTTCACTCGTGCAGTATCTGAAACGCTTGGTGAAGAGCGCAAGTGGGTACACTACGGTTTGACTTCAACTGACGTAGTTGATACAGCTCTATCTTATTTATTAAAGCAAGCTAATGAAATCTTGCTAAGTGACGTAGAGCGCTTTGTAGAAGTACTAAAGGAAAAAGCTCAAGAACATAAGTATACGGTTATGATGGGACGTACGCACGGTGTACACGCTGAGCCAACGACATTTGGTTTGAAAATGGGATTATGGTACGAAGAAATGAAGCGTAACCTAGAGCGTTTAAAACGTGCTGCAGCTGAAGTGGAATTCGGTAAAATGTCAGGAGCAGTTGGAACGTTCGCTAACATCGATCCTTTCGTTGAAAAATACGTATGTGAGAAGTTAGGAATTTCACCAGCACCAATCTCTACGCAAACATTACAGCGTGACCGTCATGCACACTATATGTCAGTACTAGCGTTAATTGCGACATCTATTGAGAAATTTGCAGTAGAAGTTCGCGGTCTTCAAAAGAGTGAAACACGTGAGGTTGAAGAGTACTTTGCAAAAGGTCAAAAAGGATCATCTGCAATGCCTCA
This genomic interval carries:
- the purK gene encoding 5-(carboxyamino)imidazole ribonucleotide synthase, which gives rise to MSNLLIPPGKTIGIVGGGQLGRMIALSAKEMGYYIAVLEPTEDSPCGQVADIKVIGNYDDRKAVEKLAEVSDVITYEFENVDVEMMKWLETKCYVPQGSHLLAVTQNRRLEKEMITKLNLDVPDYAIVTTEEELLKAVETIGYPCVVKTCRGGYDGKGQVLVKNENNIREAAELLAQSECIVEQWMNLDKEVSVIVHRNAKGETVCLPVAENIHKHHILHQTIVPARITADQEAKALQYAQEIAKGLDLVGTLAVEMFLTKEGQLYINEMAPRPHNSGHYSINACDLSQFQQHVRAICNWTLAQPTLLKPAVMVNLLGEHIENTMAKIECLDDMHLHLYGKKVAKEKRKMGHITVLADKIDEAIEKAESLGIWERTEEVTT
- the purB gene encoding adenylosuccinate lyase, which codes for MIERYTRPEMAAIWTEENKFKAWLEVEILACEAWSELGHIPKEDVKLIRQNASFDINRINEIELETRHDVVAFTRAVSETLGEERKWVHYGLTSTDVVDTALSYLLKQANEILLSDVERFVEVLKEKAQEHKYTVMMGRTHGVHAEPTTFGLKMGLWYEEMKRNLERLKRAAAEVEFGKMSGAVGTFANIDPFVEKYVCEKLGISPAPISTQTLQRDRHAHYMSVLALIATSIEKFAVEVRGLQKSETREVEEYFAKGQKGSSAMPHKRNPIGSENVTGLARLIRGYMVTAYDNVPLWHERDISHSSAERVILPDATIALNYMLNRFANIVKNLTVFPDNMKRNMDRTLGLIYSQRVLLTLINKGMVREEAYDLVQPKAMEAWETQVPFRSLIEGEERITRHLSPEEIEDCFDHKHHLKNVDMIFERLGL
- the purE gene encoding 5-(carboxyamino)imidazole ribonucleotide mutase, which gives rise to MNVKVAVVMGSQSDWSTMKYACDILDELNIEYEKKVVSAHRTPDYMFEYAETAKERGIKVIIAGAGGAAHLPGMIAAKTILPVIGVPVKSSNLNGLDSLLSIVQMPGGVPVATVAIGKAGSTNAGLLAAQILATQDPTLSDQLENRRESIKSSVLESSDQLV
- a CDS encoding NETI motif-containing protein, with the translated sequence MGKKSKKVLYELQENETIASCLDRMKKDGYMPVRRMEKPIFEEKEINGKKEYIPVKQQIVFEGKSL